A part of Aquaspirillum sp. LM1 genomic DNA contains:
- a CDS encoding cellulose synthase operon protein YhjQ/BcsQ, which yields MEDQAASLRRLTPSAQVGRSFAFLGVSGCGTTTVVAEMAAGLVAAQRRVLILDAHPGNPLAQRFVDDPGVTLDMVVNSQGSLDDAVTPLPFGSSVMNVYTRPNTLTHLSDTVERRLVSEYEALTRDVELVLIDTPSVGTDPALAALADNLVLVLTPDIQTLMQAYAMIKRLALEFARRRFDVLVNRARDVNEAQAIFQRLSQVTSEFLGVSLRWVGFVPEDPMMRRAALLRTTTLHGFPDSEASTACSQLAAVLPRWCSVEHGNARQLFERYLAASRHLAEEATPL from the coding sequence ATGGAAGACCAGGCAGCCAGCCTGCGCCGACTGACCCCGTCCGCCCAAGTAGGGCGCAGCTTCGCCTTTCTGGGCGTGAGCGGCTGTGGCACCACCACGGTGGTGGCAGAAATGGCCGCCGGCCTGGTGGCGGCACAGCGGCGCGTGCTGATTCTGGATGCCCATCCGGGCAATCCACTGGCGCAACGCTTTGTTGACGACCCTGGCGTCACGCTGGACATGGTGGTCAACAGCCAGGGTTCGCTCGACGACGCTGTCACGCCCCTGCCGTTTGGCAGCTCGGTGATGAATGTCTACACCCGGCCCAACACCCTCACCCATTTGTCCGACACGGTGGAGCGCCGTCTGGTTTCGGAGTATGAAGCGCTGACCCGCGACGTGGAACTGGTGCTGATCGACACGCCTTCAGTGGGCACCGATCCGGCGCTGGCGGCGCTGGCGGATAACCTGGTGCTGGTGCTGACCCCGGATATCCAGACGCTGATGCAAGCCTACGCCATGATCAAGCGGCTGGCGCTGGAGTTTGCCCGCCGCCGCTTTGACGTGCTGGTCAATCGCGCCCGTGATGTCAACGAAGCACAGGCCATTTTCCAGCGCCTGTCGCAAGTCACCAGCGAATTTCTTGGCGTATCGTTGCGCTGGGTGGGTTTTGTGCCGGAAGATCCAATGATGCGCCGCGCCGCGCTATTGCGTACCACCACCCTGCATGGTTTCCCCGACAGCGAAGCCAGCACCGCCTGTTCCCAGCTGGCTGCGGTGTTGCCGCGCTGGTGTTCGGTTGAACATGGCAATGCCCGCCAACTTTTTGAACGCTATCTGGCTGCCTCCCGCCATCTGGCCGAGGAAGCCACCCCGCTATGA
- a CDS encoding flagellar motor protein, whose product MDLTSVLGLIVGVAAILLGQALEGGHIGSLFQPTALLIVLGGTLGAVMLQCTPAQFMLGMRRLPRVFLPPRPNLHQQLSDLVSWSQIARKNGILSMEEFAQANVDHPFLQKGLQLLADGVDPVSLRAALELDVHTLEQRERLAARVWEAAGGYAPTLGILGAVLGLIHVMENLSDPSKLGGGIAVAFVATVYGVGLANVLFLPVAHKLKTQLATQLDLMEMQIEGLVSIGSGENPRLLENRLQGFLDPDLPAPPKLTPSQAGNPPGSPPSAG is encoded by the coding sequence ATGGATCTGACCAGCGTACTGGGCCTGATTGTTGGCGTGGCGGCCATCCTGCTGGGGCAGGCGCTGGAAGGCGGCCATATTGGCTCGCTGTTTCAGCCCACTGCACTGCTGATTGTACTGGGCGGCACCCTGGGGGCCGTGATGCTGCAATGCACGCCTGCGCAATTCATGCTTGGCATGCGTCGCCTGCCACGGGTGTTCCTGCCGCCCCGACCCAATTTGCACCAGCAGCTCAGCGACCTGGTGAGCTGGAGCCAGATTGCCCGGAAAAACGGCATTCTTTCCATGGAAGAATTTGCCCAGGCCAATGTCGATCACCCGTTTTTGCAAAAAGGCCTGCAACTGCTGGCTGATGGGGTAGACCCGGTGTCACTGCGCGCGGCGCTGGAACTGGACGTCCATACGCTGGAGCAGCGTGAACGGCTGGCGGCCCGAGTCTGGGAAGCCGCAGGCGGCTATGCGCCCACCCTGGGGATTCTCGGTGCGGTGCTGGGTCTGATTCATGTGATGGAAAACCTCAGCGACCCATCCAAACTGGGCGGTGGCATCGCCGTGGCCTTTGTGGCCACTGTCTACGGCGTGGGCCTGGCCAATGTGCTGTTTCTGCCAGTGGCACACAAGCTGAAAACCCAGCTGGCCACACAGCTTGACCTGATGGAAATGCAGATTGAAGGCCTGGTGTCGATCGGTAGCGGGGAAAACCCGCGCCTGCTGGAAAACCGCCTGCAGGGCTTTCTGGATCCAGACCTGCCCGCACCGCCCAAACTGACCCCCAGCCAGGCCGGCAACCCGCCGGGCAGCCCGCCATCTGCCGGATAA
- the leuA gene encoding 2-isopropylmalate synthase translates to MLKNPASKYRAFQPISLPDRTWPNQVIRQPPIWMSTDLRDGNQALIEPMSGERKLRMFQLLVAAGFKEIEVAFPSASQTDFDFVRHLIENHLIPDDVTIEVLTQSREDLIRRTIESLRGARRAIVHLYNPIAPSFRRIVFDTDREGVKAIAVRGAQLIKEVTASISDTEWVFEYSPETFSASEPAFALEVCDAVSAMWQPTPQQKMIINLPATVEMSTPNTYADQIEWMHRHLARRDSIILSVHPHNDRGTAVAAAELAVMAGADRVEGCLFGNGERTGNVDLVTLAMNLYSQGVDPGLDFSDIDHVREVVEYCNQLPVHPRHPYAGDLVYTAFSGSHQDAIKKGFAQQKPEAYWDVPYLPIDPADVKRSYDAVIRVNSQSGKGGVSYLLQQEYGFDLPRRLQIEFSRVIQHHTDLQGGEVTADAIHQLFRQEYLNHDTPYAYLAHSLADQGGRGAQEVKLSATISRHGEEYVLTGAGNGPIDAFIAGLSLPVSVVDYHEHAIGAGANAEAVCYVELRVNNNDIVFGVGVDGNIVAAAMKAILAGLNRHARDTA, encoded by the coding sequence ATGCTGAAGAACCCTGCCAGTAAATATCGCGCATTTCAGCCGATTTCCCTGCCTGACCGCACCTGGCCCAATCAGGTGATCCGCCAGCCACCCATCTGGATGAGCACCGATCTGCGTGATGGCAACCAGGCCTTGATCGAACCGATGTCAGGTGAACGCAAACTGCGTATGTTCCAGCTGCTGGTTGCGGCGGGTTTCAAGGAAATCGAAGTGGCCTTTCCGTCCGCCTCGCAAACAGATTTCGATTTTGTCCGCCATTTGATCGAAAACCATCTGATTCCGGATGATGTGACGATCGAAGTGCTGACGCAATCACGCGAAGACCTCATCCGCCGCACCATCGAATCCTTGCGTGGCGCACGCCGCGCCATTGTGCACCTTTACAACCCGATTGCTCCCAGCTTCCGCCGTATTGTGTTCGACACCGATCGGGAAGGCGTCAAGGCGATTGCCGTACGCGGCGCCCAGCTGATCAAGGAGGTCACTGCCAGCATATCGGATACCGAATGGGTGTTCGAGTATTCCCCGGAAACATTCTCGGCAAGTGAGCCGGCGTTTGCTCTGGAAGTCTGTGATGCCGTCAGCGCCATGTGGCAACCGACGCCGCAACAAAAAATGATCATCAATTTGCCGGCCACGGTGGAAATGTCTACCCCCAACACGTATGCCGACCAGATTGAATGGATGCATCGCCACCTTGCCCGCCGAGACAGCATCATTCTGAGCGTCCATCCGCATAACGACCGAGGTACCGCCGTGGCAGCAGCAGAACTGGCCGTGATGGCCGGTGCGGATCGGGTCGAGGGCTGCCTGTTTGGCAATGGCGAACGTACGGGCAACGTGGATCTGGTGACGCTGGCCATGAACCTTTATTCGCAAGGCGTTGACCCGGGCCTGGATTTCTCCGACATCGACCATGTTCGAGAAGTGGTGGAATACTGCAATCAACTGCCGGTACACCCACGCCATCCGTATGCCGGAGACCTGGTATACACGGCATTTTCCGGATCGCACCAGGATGCCATCAAAAAAGGCTTTGCCCAGCAAAAGCCGGAGGCGTACTGGGACGTTCCCTATCTGCCGATTGATCCTGCCGATGTCAAACGCAGTTATGATGCCGTGATCCGGGTGAATAGCCAGTCAGGGAAGGGCGGCGTCAGCTATCTGCTGCAGCAGGAATATGGATTTGACTTGCCCCGACGCTTGCAGATCGAGTTCAGCCGGGTCATCCAGCACCATACTGACCTTCAGGGCGGTGAGGTGACGGCGGATGCCATTCACCAACTGTTCCGGCAGGAATACCTGAACCACGATACGCCTTATGCCTATCTTGCCCACAGCCTGGCAGACCAGGGGGGACGTGGCGCACAAGAGGTGAAACTGTCTGCCACCATCTCCCGTCACGGTGAGGAATATGTGCTGACGGGGGCAGGCAATGGCCCGATTGATGCCTTTATTGCTGGCCTGTCGCTGCCGGTTTCCGTGGTGGATTACCACGAGCATGCCATTGGCGCAGGTGCCAATGCCGAGGCCGTCTGTTACGTGGAACTGCGCGTCAACAATAACGATATCGTATTCGGGGTAGGCGTGGATGGCAATATTGTTGCCGCTGCCATGAAAGCCATTCTGGCCGGATTGAATCGCCACGCACGCGATACGGCGTAG
- a CDS encoding RNA polymerase sigma factor FliA: protein MNRRVTYPSHTAAASGAPDIERHTSLVKKIAYLLMSRLPASVELDDLVQVGLIGLLEASRQFDASQGVLFETFASQRVRGAMLDELRRADWLPRQARKQAKQIEEAIGKLEQSLARPPREPEIAEALGLSLDDYQGTLFDCKGHQLVYYEDFATDEDHGGGSVVESIADPRQVDPVEILNDSSFRQGLVEAIKTLPERDQLMMSLYYEQELNLKEIGEVLGVTESRVCQLHSQVVVRLRAKMREWI, encoded by the coding sequence ATGAACCGGCGAGTGACCTATCCCAGCCATACCGCCGCTGCATCGGGTGCTCCCGATATTGAACGCCATACCTCGCTGGTTAAAAAAATCGCCTACCTGTTGATGAGCCGGCTGCCCGCATCGGTAGAGCTGGACGATCTGGTGCAGGTGGGCCTGATTGGCCTTTTGGAAGCGTCCCGCCAGTTTGACGCCAGCCAGGGCGTGCTGTTTGAAACCTTTGCCAGCCAGCGGGTGCGGGGTGCCATGCTGGATGAACTGCGTCGTGCCGACTGGCTGCCGCGTCAGGCACGCAAGCAAGCCAAGCAAATCGAAGAAGCCATCGGCAAACTGGAGCAAAGCCTGGCCCGACCGCCACGTGAACCCGAAATTGCCGAAGCGCTAGGGCTGTCGCTGGACGATTACCAGGGCACCCTGTTCGACTGCAAGGGCCACCAGCTGGTCTATTACGAAGACTTTGCCACCGACGAAGACCACGGCGGCGGCAGTGTGGTGGAAAGCATTGCCGATCCACGTCAGGTTGACCCAGTAGAAATTCTCAACGACAGCAGTTTTCGCCAGGGACTGGTTGAAGCGATCAAAACCCTGCCGGAACGCGACCAGCTGATGATGAGCCTGTACTACGAGCAGGAGCTCAACCTGAAAGAAATTGGCGAAGTGCTCGGCGTGACCGAATCCCGGGTATGTCAGCTGCACAGCCAGGTGGTGGTGCGTCTGCGCGCCAAAATGCGCGAGTGGATCTAG
- the flhF gene encoding flagellar biosynthesis protein FlhF: MVVKKFFGATTRDALKQVRNELGEDALILSNRPVGGGVEIMAVADADVSALASSMKPGSTATPAVQASTSAAPKPAAGGKASPMSNAVARTYAMPVEPLDEPTPSRPATTETFSSQATRQVAADPTPRSSSPPSISIPMSALTSTSPPPPPPAPSPQSVYARYEAPEQPSRELAPSADSLPDLGDNPALSDQAMEKIDSLSGEMREMRTMLQSQLASLAWANMEEHHPRQAELFRQMLALGLSPALCRQLVAKLPDNLGDEAALKWAKLALVHNLKTVEESDEIIARGGVYALVGPTGIGKTTTVAKLAARATLRHGTERIALITTDSYRIGAQDQLRLYGKILGVSVFSVQNEADLHVTLADLADKHLVLIDSTGMGQRDARVDAQTQMYAHNAANGGRSIARILVLAANADGATLEDVVNRYLPGGGLVGCVMSKIDEAPTLGGAIDTVIRHRLPLLYVTNGQRVPEDLHLAKSNYLIDRAFKMAREASPYSLKSDEYQLLTSAFVGTL, translated from the coding sequence ATGGTTGTGAAGAAGTTTTTTGGGGCCACCACTCGCGATGCCCTCAAACAGGTCCGTAACGAACTGGGAGAGGACGCCCTGATCCTGTCCAACCGCCCGGTAGGCGGCGGGGTAGAGATCATGGCGGTGGCTGACGCGGATGTCAGTGCGCTGGCATCCAGCATGAAACCCGGCAGCACCGCCACACCGGCGGTGCAGGCCAGCACGTCTGCAGCGCCCAAACCGGCCGCAGGTGGCAAGGCCTCGCCAATGTCCAACGCCGTGGCGCGCACTTACGCCATGCCGGTGGAGCCGCTGGATGAGCCTACGCCATCCCGCCCGGCCACCACGGAAACCTTCAGCAGCCAGGCCACCCGCCAGGTTGCCGCCGATCCGACCCCGCGCAGCTCGTCGCCACCCTCAATCAGCATTCCGATGTCGGCGCTGACCTCCACCTCGCCGCCGCCGCCACCGCCCGCACCATCGCCGCAGTCGGTATACGCTCGTTATGAAGCGCCCGAACAGCCCAGCCGTGAACTCGCCCCGTCTGCCGACAGCCTGCCCGATCTGGGCGACAACCCGGCACTGAGCGATCAAGCCATGGAAAAAATCGACTCGCTGTCGGGTGAAATGCGCGAAATGCGCACCATGCTGCAAAGCCAGCTGGCCAGCCTGGCCTGGGCCAATATGGAAGAGCACCATCCGCGCCAGGCCGAGCTGTTCCGCCAGATGCTGGCGCTGGGCCTGTCGCCAGCGCTGTGCCGCCAGCTGGTGGCCAAGCTGCCAGACAATCTGGGTGACGAAGCCGCGCTGAAATGGGCCAAGCTGGCCTTGGTGCATAACCTGAAAACCGTAGAAGAATCCGATGAAATCATCGCACGGGGCGGGGTATACGCACTGGTAGGTCCCACCGGAATCGGCAAGACCACCACGGTGGCCAAGCTGGCCGCCCGCGCCACCCTGCGCCACGGCACTGAACGCATCGCCCTGATCACCACCGACAGCTACCGGATTGGCGCACAGGATCAACTGCGCCTGTACGGCAAGATTCTCGGCGTGTCGGTGTTCTCGGTGCAAAACGAAGCCGACCTGCACGTGACCCTGGCCGACCTGGCCGACAAGCATCTGGTGCTGATCGACTCCACCGGCATGGGCCAGCGCGATGCGCGGGTGGACGCACAAACCCAGATGTACGCACACAACGCCGCCAATGGCGGGCGCTCGATTGCCCGGATTCTGGTGCTGGCGGCCAATGCTGACGGTGCCACGCTGGAAGATGTGGTCAACCGCTACCTGCCTGGCGGCGGGCTGGTGGGCTGCGTGATGTCGAAAATTGACGAAGCCCCCACCCTGGGCGGTGCCATCGACACGGTGATTCGCCATCGCCTGCCGCTGCTGTACGTCACCAACGGCCAGCGCGTGCCAGAAGACCTTCACCTGGCCAAATCCAATTACCTGATTGACCGCGCCTTCAAGATGGCGCGCGAAGCCAGCCCATACAGCCTGAAAAGTGATGAATATCAGCTGTTGACCTCTGCCTTTGTTGGCACGCTGTAG